The DNA region gaaagagaaaacttatctacgaagaagcctcatcttcggatccaatcctcgctccggagtcgaaattgtcaagaactcccttataatcgcccagaaatcctcccaagaatgggaggaaaccaccaaatcttgccttctcccaaagggggagggtttaaatagaggagggaattgggcgccacacggtcccgtgacacggccgtgtgagattcacacggccacgtccaattccttctctgccaaagctgcacggccgtgtgactcacacggccaggacccttctgctctctagaaatgctacacggccgtgtggttcacacggccacagcctgcttggtctctggaaacctcacacggccgtgtagatccacacggccatgtaaggcttctgctctggttggcttcaaatcttgacacggccgtgtgaggttcacacggccatgtcatcttcctcttctgttggtgccaaactccacacggcccgagttCCATACCAGTGCAaggtcgtgtgaggtacacggtctggtactttctccctttgtttcctccaaggcttgcccgaagatgtagattcttcaccaaatcgactcctgtgtacagaaaatgcacaaaaagcatatctccgaaccaaaagagtaaatatgctaaaaggaaagctggaagtataaaaatgcatagatcaagcatgctcaaagtatataaatgtgcgtaaaaacatgcataaaagagtatataatctacgcacatcatcttccatgaactgatttacagcttctagaacttcttgttcctcaagaacatattgtatcttgatatACCAGATTTTGTGGTTAttgccatataatttctcttccttattgagttcaactatgatgttcttagttgCCATAATctacatatatttatttattatttcaatgTATTTCATATGTATGTAATTAATTACTGATTCAATGTAAATTAGAATTCatttataaaatcaagtgataattATGTTTCCATTTATTATTTGTATGTACCAATCCAATCAATATTGATAAATTATATTACGCATACCCAATctaatgaactaatcatatatatatgaaTTAGTCATAAATcaaatgaactaattatttttacatgaactaatcattgaatatgaactaatcatataatatgaactaatcataaatGAACTAATAATTTTCATATGAATTAATCATTGAATATGAACAAATCATAtaatatgaactaatcatttttacaTAAACTAACCATTGGATatgaataaataataaaatatgaactaatcataactATTTTCCTTTTTCATAGAATATAACACTATTTGTACAAAACAACAGTTTCCACTgcattattttaagaaaaactaaatGGGCTAAAATTGTTCATATATAATGaaacagaacactaataacaTAGATAAGCTAGCACCACTCCCACTAGAAAATATACTAGTGTAGTGCAACACTATCCTATTCGAGCCGGACTCGACGATGGCAAGATCAGCCTCAGAATCATCCTTTAGATGCATATTTAGAttcatttctagatcttccacacACTCTTTTGGatcttcttctgattcttcatgatcttcctCCCCAGATTCTTCGaggtccatttctggatcctccacAAATTCTTCGAGGTCGCCTCTGTGGGATCTAgttctggatcctcctcaaattcTTTGAGGTCCATTTCTTCATGATTTAGATCATCTTCTGATTCTTCATAATCCCATGCCAAATGAAGTAGATCCCTacacatctctgaatatgagatgtgcTATTCAGAGCGATCTAGTAGCTAGTATGCTATATCAAGAAAATGCTCCGGTAGTGACTCGAGCAGAGCCCATCTTTTGTGTTCATCCAAGACTGGATAACCTTCTCGCTCGAGTTTCTAGAATATCCGATCGAGCCAACCAATAAGCCATCCAACTTTGTGATATGGGTCATATTCTAGCTCcttgatctcctcccaaagctcatgttgtcgttcatagtGATCAATCATCGTGTATATTGTTCTTGGTAtctgaaattaaaaaaatgatgtCAATATAAAATTGACAAACCAGTAACAAAACTGATCATATTCAATTCTAATTATAACAAATATATACAGAATACATAAgttaataagaaaaataaattttctttatttggggAGTTTCAATTGACTGATACATTAGATCTGTTGACCAGTTTCTACGTTCAGTCTATTTTCTAATCAAAATTAATCTAATTGGAAAGAGATGTCTTATctatatttgttttggttatatCTAACTCATTTCATCAAATCTTGACCCATTAGGTAATTTGACTCATATGATCAAATCTGATTTATTAGAATAAATTCGGTCTGATTTGATTAGCCCAACTCATGTAATCAAACCatcctaattaattcaataataaattgaTTTGGTTAAACCAACCAATGGTCTGAACCAGACCTTAGTATTATTGAATCAAACCGGTCTAGTTAAATCAACCAATGATTGGAACCAGACCTAAATTTAATTAAGCTAAACTTaatttgatatgatttatttcaaaTGAACTAGATTGGTTAGGATTGGACTATTAGGCagttatacaaattcaaataaaataagtataattaatttaaaaaacataaatattatatttttttaattaatttaaaaaaactctCTGTttgaaaaagagaaaaataactttccttttttaaataaCGTGAGAACGTTgtgatttttctttcttttgatttaataaaatcaaatatttTCACTAATTTTGATGGAGGAACAATAATATATACTATTTTCTTCATCAGTATATTTTTTCATCAGTGTGATCGATTAAAATCTGTTTTAATCGATTAGCTTAATTAATTacacagtttttttttttgtggatATGTTTTAATCGATTAGTTTAATCAATTAAACTTCTTCTTCTCGTCTCTACTGTAGTAGCGACACTCACTTCTTCTGTCGCGACGAACACTGTTGCCACGACTGTCGATTGTCGATCTCTCGACGTGGTCACCGGCACTCTCCAGCCTCGGAAGCTGATAGCCAGCATCCTCTCGGGGCTCGACAATGATGGGAGATCACGACCAAGTCATGATCTTGCCTAGTGACCCAGTCGTGATCTTACCTGGCGACGGTGGTAGAGACAGCAGGGAacatgaataatatttttttaacagaaaagataagtttcatgcatttttagaatTAATGCATTGATCTAATACCATTGTTGCCTCTAATAgtatgaaatataaaataaaactcATAGTGATCCCTCGAGATGATCTTGATCTTTGCTTGATGTTGGAAGAAAAATCATGAATGAAACCGGAAAGTTTTTCAAATTTCACGAGCTAGATTCCTCTCAATAGATGTTCTCCTTGCACCTTTGCCCACGATCAACTCCAATCCCATATCTTTGTGATTGCTCTTAGACGCTATGTAAAGAGGAAAATCCATTGATTTGTAACCGATTCTATAATGACACataggaggaagatgaaggtgaatgaaTATCTCTTTATCTTCCTAACGTTACAACTACTGCGATGTCCAACCGCAAGAACACTAGCAATTATGTGTTAGGTTAAAACTACTATCACATCTGAGAGACATGAAACTTTTCTCATGGTAAAAGTCATCAATTTTATAAGCATAATGTCTCTTATATAGTCAATTGAAAGGTGGGTACATCAAGCGCAtagaactaaaaaaaaaatctctctaaaattaatttttcacttGTGATCTTGATATACAGCATACTGCATCCAATGATAATCTAACATAATTGTTCACTGACACATTATTTATCATAAATCTTATAAAACGATTAACAAGATACATGTGTTTAATAGTAAGTGTACTCTGTTTCCTTCACTGACGTCATCCCATTACATAGCATCCAAACgaatctaatattattttttgGAGTTTTAAAAAcgtttttaattaaattccacgtgGACTTTCTAATTACGTACTGCTTATCCATGGAATCTAGATAGATAGCGTTGCTTATCTTTAAAGCATTCATGTCACGGCCGGAAGCAGAGGGGAGGATCCTCCCACAGTGGCTCGATcgccaatggacacctactcgaGAAGCCACGTCTGTCTCTGTCTCCGCCGCCTCGAGGCCATCCGGGGCCACGCTCCGGTAACCATCGCCGGAGCCCGGCGTAAGACCGGCAGCAAGTTCGTGGAGGGCGTCCACTCCCTCGCCCGTGCTCTGGCCGACTCCGGCATCGCCAGAGGGGACGTCGTCGCCATAGCCGCCCTTAACAGGTGCGAACCGATTCTCCACCGTACCTTAAGAACGAGCGACTCCCATGACACTCACAGTCGTACGTTTCTTGCTTCACAGCGACTGGTACGTACAGTTGTTCCTCGCCATTACCTACATTGGGGCCATTGTCGCCCCTCTCAATCACCGTTGGGTGAGTTAAATATTAACTTGAAGAATCACGTTTCCTGAGCTTCCTAATAAAGCAATTTCTTGGTTGAAGGTAGAGTTTTGAAGAGGCAAGGGTGGCGATGAAACTCGTAAACCCCAAAATGTTAGTGGTGGATGAACACTGCAATCGATGGGCTCTCCAgctccaagaagaggagaagaacttGCCATCTATAAATCTATATCTTCATATCGGAGAGTCTCCATCAACATTCAGCTGCAACCATAACTGTGAGTTAAAATTTTCGACAATGTTCTCAACAGATCGAAATTGTATGCCCCTCAATCACCAATTGATTTGCAGATTTGACTATTGAAATGGTTCGAGGATTTGTCGAAGCTTCACCGATGCCCGATCCAATATTTGCACCAGGGGACATTGCACTTATATGCTTTACATCAGGTGTCTCTGCCTTTTAGAGCAACAAGGACTTTCACTTAATTTTCCAGCTTCTGTTTGTAAATTGAAGTGTAAATTCAAACATTCTGCTGGGAAAGAAGTCCCTATAATGAATTAGGGACCACAAATTGGCATTTGAAACATGATAAATGTACAAACAATGTGGATATCAATTCCATTAACTGAAACTACACTTCTTAGTGAAAATTAACTCTGCCATTTACATTGATGAAAATTAGAAGACTTCTTTGTCTCAATTAATGTGGTTGTTTCATACTGATATCTGAAAGTTTTTAACATACACAGGAACAACTGGAAAGCCAAAAGGTGTTGCGATAAGCCACACTGCGATAATTGTTCAATCGCTAGCGAAGATTTCTATCATTGGTTATGGTGAGGATGATGTATGCTTCCTTTTTGAGACACAGTTGTGATCTTCATTTAATATTAAATCAGCATAATACTACTTTAAATGCTTTTGCCTATTGGATTTACAAAGTGATGTATTGCAGAAAATGTAGTTCTTTCTACTATCTATGTACCTCAGATCATGTTTTACTTTACGATATTCTCAATTTATTCATGCATAAGAATAAATTTTTGATGTACATTCAGGTTTATCTACACACAGCTCCTTTGTGTCACATTGGTGGAATATCTTCTTGCCTGGCAATGCTATGGGCAGGTGGTTGCCATATCTTAATACCCAAATTCGACGCAAGGCTAACGTTTGAAGCAATAAAAGAATTCAAGGTGACTTCGTTTATCACAGTTCCTGCAATGATGGCTGATTTAGTTGCATATGAAAGGTAAACATGCACTTGTGAGGAACATACAAACCTAGCAGGCTTGGATTGTTCCTCCTCTTTTTTATCTACATTCTTTTTGAAATAAGAAgatcaattttattttcttttggcgACATAACTCTTTTGAATTGAATGTCAGAAAGTTTAACTTGTCAAGCAATGGAGAAACTGTGAGCAAAGTTCTCAATGGGGGTGGTGGCCTTCCACAAGAGCTTGTAAGAGGCGCTAATCGAATATTCCCTCTTGCCAAGATCTTTTCTGCTTATGGTACCTGACTATGTATCCTATAGTCCTTTAAATCTTCAACTCTATTACTTCAGCTTCTCATATACTATGTCATGATTCTTTGCGAACAGGAATGACCGAGGCTTGTTCTTCGTTGACGTTTATGACCCTCTGTGATCCCACAGATAAAAGAAATGGGATATCTTTTCATGAAGAAACCACCAATGGCACTCTGGTGAGACAACTAGGAGGAGTCTGTGTTGGAAAGCCTGCTTCTCATGTCCAAATTAAGATATCTAGTAGCAATGGCAGCACTTGTGATCCCTTTGTTGGAAATATAATGACAAGAGGCTTGCATGTTATGGCTGGGTATTGGAACCACAAGGAGCTGATCACATTGGATTTTGACAAGAAAGGATGGCTTGAAACAGGAGACATTGGCTGGTTCGACTGCCATGGTAATCTCTGGCTCATTGGTCGTAAAAAGGCTTGTATTAAGTCTGGAGGAGAGAATGTGTATCCTGAAGAGGTATTTTTCTTTCCATCATATCCTATTGATCTTCTCTTACTCAGTTAATCATTCGGTTACGGTATCGGTATAGGTGGAAGCTGTGATATCTGAACACCCTGGAATCTCCAGAGTTGTAGTGGTTGGTGTTCCTGACATCCGCCTCAACGAGAAACTTGTTGCTTGCTTGAACATAAAGGAAGGCTGGAAATGGGTTGATCGGAATTCTAAGTATGCGGCGGAGGAGAAACAAGTGTCGGATGAGATCATCCAGTATCATTGCAGGCATAAAAATTTAACCAGGTCTTTGTACACTCCCTTAGCTCATTGATATTGAATTTCAACTAAGAAGGAAGCAAAGTTGTTTCATTCCACCAGTATCTTTAACTGAATTATGCTGCTCTCTTGACTTCATTGCAGGTTCAAGATACCGAAAATCTACATGCTTTGGAGAAAGCCTTTTCCTTTGACTACCACAGGGAAGTTGAGAAGGGATGAAGTGAGAAAGGACTTACTGTCCCTTGTGCAATTACCAAGCAATCTATGAGTAGAAACTAGGTGTACACCATTCTATGTGCTATGTGGGATGCTGATTTATGAGGGAGGCCATTCATTTACAAATGTATGCTAAACATTTTTTGATAATAGTAATAATACTAATATAAAGCAAGTGCATACTATAAGAATAGAAATGATGATTGCTATGTTTCGATGAGTCGAATGgttgaaaaattattgaaaatttggTTTAACAACCAATTAGATTGAGTAGGGATATGAATGGTTTATTTTGCAAGTCAATTATCAAAAGTAAATTACTCAAGTGAATGCATGTGCGACCGAGGAAATCAAGAATATTCTTGTTTAGTTCAAATCAATTACGATAACAAAATTAGCACTAGCTTGTGTGAGAGTATGATCCACGTACATAAATATATAAGCACTGACTCGATCGGGTGAAGGAGAAAATCAAATCATGGTGCCAAAAGATGGTTCACTAGTTGGCCCCTACTTAAATTGGACAAACTAACCTATGTAGTCAAGGAACAATGGGCTACAACTTACAACTTGTGGCCTAAGGAATGAGTCTCCCTTTTGGTTGCCTAAGAGGAAAAGGTTGTAATCAATCTCTATTCTCTAGTAAATTGGTAAGGCGCAACCTCTTACCTCTCTCATATGGAGGAAAGTGTCATTTGACACTATTCATCCCTTTGGGTGGATTTGGTTTTGGTTTTTGTTGTTCatttttcaataatttaaatGTCTTCTTTGTTTTTTAGAGTTAATTGAAGGAATGCAACTCTTCTGTATACCAATTCAATTTATCTTTTCATTCCTATAAAGGAAATCTCATTCAAACTCCTTGAATCATGTTATTAACCTCTTCTATCGAattcttttcctctcttctttgtTGTATGAGTTCCAAGGGGTTGAACATTTACTAAGTCTCAAAATTTAAAATGCTTTTAGTTTAAGATTAAAGTCGATGCATATTAGAAGATAATTATCAATAAATTGCAAGTATATGAGCAAGACAATATCATCTTAGAGAGAATTTAACTCTCCTCAATAAAATGGTGATGAGAGCAAGAGTTTCAATAAGAAACACATAAAGAGAATGTTTCAGGATCCAAAGAAGTCAACGAAAATCTAATGGTATGTCTAAATCAGTGTTGCATGTTTTGAATGTAATAGGAAGGGTTGAAGTGTCCAAAGATCCACAAATAAGAAGAAGAACACACTCAAGGTCACTTAAAATGAATCCTCATTATGGGAGTCATTGGAAGAGGAGCTTTAAAAGGTGACTAAGACATGACTTTCATGGTCATGGGGAGGAGAGCTCaagtgaggaagaagagaaaggttGAAGTTGTGAGAAAGGATTATCATCTATCGATAATGAGGTGACCACTCccaaattaaacaaattaaagaaaaatattacaTGTTAAATTAGTTCATTGTTTAGGTTCAAGGACAAAGAAAAATCACTCCAAAAAGAGCTTAGTGTTGTTAAGGAGGAGACTTCTTCAACTTTTATTTGCAAGGGTAAAGAAGGAGGCTCTTCTCACATTGAGAAATTGAGAAAGAGAATTGTTAGAATTTATCTTCTTTTGATGGGCTCACATGTAATTTGTAACATGTGGATGCATGCCATTAAAGATACTAAACTCCTTAAGTGATCTAATTACTGGTTATAGGGTTTGGGTTAAATGGATGTAAGATTTATGTGTAAAATCCATAACTCATACTATTATTATCTATGGACTAATGCAATTTCATTGTATATATTGGGTTTGCTCTCTATTAGATTAGGTATTTTGACAGATCTCTTTATTCCCCATCGGTGAATAAACTATGGCACTGTCAACCTAACTCCTTCGGAAGATCAACCCTCTTGTTTGCTATTCTTCTCCACAAGATTTTGGGATCTCGAGGACAACGTATTGAGACAAAGACTCTTCTTCTGCATTTAGGTCCATTGtcattttcaatttggtttaattATTCTTCTATAATTCTTGATGAGACTAGATCCTTGTCTTTGTTTTTTTCTTGTATGTTTTAGAATTCATGAGGTTTAAGGAAACATAATATCTATCACGAATGTCTCCTTAAAATTGCAAATAGACGAAGGTATTTCTCTTCCAAACTATCCAAAATTCATAAATGAACCTCTATTGTGCTCCTTATAACCTATTGAGTCATTCTATGTCATTAGATCTATTGTTTATATCTAAGGAGGCCatgcaacattttttttttgtcaaaattgaTATATTGACTTAAATTGGTTGAATTCACAAATGAGTCATCTATTTTGTCTTTGCAGCCTCAAATTTGCAAGTGCCTACAATGCAAGTTAGTACACAATGAAATATATGAAATCCAAACACGAAACACAACACAACGTAAACACTTAACCTTTTACATGGTATGGAACTTCTGGTTCTTACTTGACCTACGAATTGTCAATGAATCActcctagatttttttttatatatatattttggatgTCTTTTAGAGATAGAGAAACTTCTTATAATCTTGCTTACAATAAAATAAAGACAAGACAAGATAGGAGTAATATAATGAAATTACATCAATGGGGGAAAAAATACAAGATGTGTTTAAATTTCATAAATGAGTAGTTTATGTGTTCTCTAGAGTATCAAGAGTCATTCTATGCTCTCACTTGTTATGTTTGTGTCTAAGGTGATCATGTAATAATTTTGGTCAAAATTGTTGTATGATTTTGTACTTGTCAAATTTCACAAATAAGTATTCTTTTATATATCCTCTTTGGGACCTCTTCAATCGTGTTGTatcttcaatttatcatttttaccAATTTGAGTCTATATGGCAGGTTGGTAGCATAGCTTTATTGTTGCAGTCCTAAATGAATTCTTTGTAACAGATTGAGAAAGTCTAGTTGAAtgcaaaacaatatgctaaaaaaatttaggttccttaatcttttttctaatgTTGTCAAATCTTTCATTTGGGCATTTTTTTCATCAAATATTCTTGTTGTGCTTTTTATCATTTCCACCAATTGTCTTTTTAACCTCAGGCAAAATTTATAAAAGACTAATTCATATTCAAAATGTAAAAATTATCAAATGAAAACATTCAATGATTCTACATAAGGAATATAATAAAGGATTCATTTGAagaaatttgataattttaatgcACAAAAGTACGTACTATAATAATTCAATTTGCCTAAAATTATcgaataaaattatagaattacTAAAGAAGCTCCAATGAGCATAAATGTCTAATTATTGTGAATAGAATCGAAACTGCTTTTATGACAATTAATTATAGacaacttaatataaatagaaaaaataataataataaaaatatccctATAGTtacaatttaagaaaaataattttaattttacatgcAGTCTAACAAATTTTGTTTACATTTTCTGCATGTAAAGTTTTATTTAGTTCAATCCCTAATGTAAACATCCTTGCCTAATTATCTCTCATATTTTGTAAGTATAAAAAGttcaaaaatgaatataatttttaaattcagcactttaaactataatcagaatatattttctatcaaattgagcatatTTTTTTGCCGTATAATATAATTTCTACTAAATTCAACATCATTTAAatagaatttagtatatttttcattcaattgagcatatttttttttaaaaaaatctagtatatttttcatccaattaaaGTGGTAAAATACtcgtgctgaatttaatagaaaatatattatattctaatttaatatactaaattatacttatttttagattttttatatttaaaaaatataagaaataattaaattaattaatatccattatatttaattagggagtggaaatataatttttagaatatGAAGACTATATataaagtttaacttataattaggAAGTACAAAGACATTTTCCCTTAAATCATTCAGCTGATAAATTAGTGAATCGTTTAATCGAATACtttttaggcaagataataatAGTATTTGTGGTTGGATACGTATGAGTCATGACCCatattttcagaaaaaaatatCTATTACTTTTGGCTCTAGTTTTAATCTTTAGTTATAAgttgataattattttttattttacggTACTTAAAAAAACGATTCATTTGAGGGGCCCACTTTTAATgataaaatcaataatttagtttttttttttaaaaaacatgtcTGAATCCCAAACGTATTCAATCAGCCTTCAGTCTCTCCCCAACCTGTGTGACCCCGAGCAGTTACCGCCTCCACACGATCCCCCCTCTGCCTTCCCCTTCTGTCAAAAGCTCGCCCTTTCCCCTGCGCGGGTATATAAACCTCCTTCCATGCCCAACTCAAGACCGCACTTCTCATGGCGACATTTGTAGACAAGCGCCAGTTTAGCCGCCTCGATTCCCACAACGCCCTTGCCAAGTCGTATCCCGATTCCACCAGCCGACTCCGCACCTTCCCATCTCCCTTCTTCCCTCCTCTCCCCTCTGTTTACCGAGCTCACGGCGACGAGGACGAGGGCGACGATGAAGAGGAGgtcgtcgactggaagaagctCTACGACACGAGTTCCCACCTCGAGGTGGAGCCCTCGACCCGCGACCCCCGCGACGAGGGCACGGCCGACGCCTGGATCCCGCGCAACCCTTCGCTGATCCGCCTCACCGGCAAGCACCCCTTCAACTGCGAGCCGCCGCTCGCGCGCCTTATGCACCACGGCTTCGTTACGCCCGTCCCGCTCCACTACGTCCGCAACCACGGCGCCGTTCCCCGCGGCGACTGGGCCACCTGGACCGTCGAGGTCACCGGCCTCGTCCGCCGCCCGCTGCTGCTGACCATGGACGACCTCGTCCGCGATTTCGCTCCCGTCGAGATCCCCGTCACGCTCGTGTGCGCGGGCAACCGGCGCAAGGAGCAGAACATGGTCAGCCAGACCATCGGCTTCAACTGGGGCCCTGCCGCCGTCTCCACCACCGTATGGCGCGGCGCGCGCCTCCGCGATGTGCTCCGCCGGTCCGGCGTCATGGGCCGCAAGGACGGCGCGGTCTTCGTCTGCTTCGAGGGCG from Zingiber officinale cultivar Zhangliang chromosome 4B, Zo_v1.1, whole genome shotgun sequence includes:
- the LOC121976119 gene encoding 2-succinylbenzoate--CoA ligase, chloroplastic/peroxisomal-like isoform X2, with product MDTYSRSHVCLCLRRLEAIRGHAPVTIAGARRKTGSKFVEGVHSLARALADSGIARGDVVAIAALNSDWYVQLFLAITYIGAIVAPLNHRWSFEEARVAMKLVNPKMLVVDEHCNRWALQLQEEEKNLPSINLYLHIGESPSTFSCNHNYLTIEMVRGFVEASPMPDPIFAPGDIALICFTSGTTGKPKGVAISHTAIIVQSLAKISIIGYGEDDVYLHTAPLCHIGGISSCLAMLWAGGCHILIPKFDARLTFEAIKEFKVTSFITVPAMMADLVAYERKFNLSSNGETVSKVLNGGGGLPQELVRGANRIFPLAKIFSAYGMTEACSSLTFMTLCDPTDKRNGISFHEETTNGTLVRQLGGVCVGKPASHVQIKISSSNGSTCDPFVGNIMTRGLHVMAGYWNHKELITLDFDKKGWLETGDIGWFDCHGNLWLIGRKKACIKSGGENVYPEEVEAVISEHPGISRVVVVGVPDIRLNEKLVACLNIKEGWKWVDRNSKYAAEEKQVSDEIIQYHCRHKNLTRFKIPKIYMLWRKPFPLTTTGKLRRDEVRKDLLSLVQLPSNL
- the LOC121976119 gene encoding 2-succinylbenzoate--CoA ligase, chloroplastic/peroxisomal-like isoform X3, with product MKLVNPKMLVVDEHCNRWALQLQEEEKNLPSINLYLHIGESPSTFSCNHNYLTIEMVRGFVEASPMPDPIFAPGDIALICFTSGTTGKPKGVAISHTAIIVQSLAKISIIGYGEDDVYLHTAPLCHIGGISSCLAMLWAGGCHILIPKFDARLTFEAIKEFKVTSFITVPAMMADLVAYERKFNLSSNGETVSKVLNGGGGLPQELVRGANRIFPLAKIFSAYGMTEACSSLTFMTLCDPTDKRNGISFHEETTNGTLVRQLGGVCVGKPASHVQIKISSSNGSTCDPFVGNIMTRGLHVMAGYWNHKELITLDFDKKGWLETGDIGWFDCHGNLWLIGRKKACIKSGGENVYPEEVEAVISEHPGISRVVVVGVPDIRLNEKLVACLNIKEGWKWVDRNSKYAAEEKQVSDEIIQYHCRHKNLTRFKIPKIYMLWRKPFPLTTTGKLRRDEVRKDLLSLVQLPSNL
- the LOC121976119 gene encoding 2-succinylbenzoate--CoA ligase, chloroplastic/peroxisomal-like isoform X1, with protein sequence MDTYSRSHVCLCLRRLEAIRGHAPVTIAGARRKTGSKFVEGVHSLARALADSGIARGDVVAIAALNRCEPILHRTLRTSDSHDTHSRTFLASQRLSFEEARVAMKLVNPKMLVVDEHCNRWALQLQEEEKNLPSINLYLHIGESPSTFSCNHNYLTIEMVRGFVEASPMPDPIFAPGDIALICFTSGTTGKPKGVAISHTAIIVQSLAKISIIGYGEDDVYLHTAPLCHIGGISSCLAMLWAGGCHILIPKFDARLTFEAIKEFKVTSFITVPAMMADLVAYERKFNLSSNGETVSKVLNGGGGLPQELVRGANRIFPLAKIFSAYGMTEACSSLTFMTLCDPTDKRNGISFHEETTNGTLVRQLGGVCVGKPASHVQIKISSSNGSTCDPFVGNIMTRGLHVMAGYWNHKELITLDFDKKGWLETGDIGWFDCHGNLWLIGRKKACIKSGGENVYPEEVEAVISEHPGISRVVVVGVPDIRLNEKLVACLNIKEGWKWVDRNSKYAAEEKQVSDEIIQYHCRHKNLTRFKIPKIYMLWRKPFPLTTTGKLRRDEVRKDLLSLVQLPSNL